One segment of Capnocytophaga sp. oral taxon 878 DNA contains the following:
- a CDS encoding S9 family peptidase encodes MKKPKAKQIPHTFTEFGNQRTDNYYWLRERNNPEVIAYLEAENAYYKAETAHTKELQNTLFTEMKSRIKEDDSSVPYFYNNYWYQTRYEEGKDYPIYIRRKERVDATEEVLFNCNELAKGKAYFQLDSFAISDDNQWAVFGVDTVSRRQYTLQIKNLITGEVLPYKIKNTNGQAVWAADNKTIFYVKNNAQTLRSFKVYRHTLGTDPKDDVLIFHEKDTTFDVFVYREKSRKYIVIGSESTLTSEYQIIEATTPHEAFKVFQPRVRGLEYDIAHYDTHFYILTNKDGATNFKLMRTPEQATTTEHWEEVIAHRSDVRLNDIEIFKDYLVVEEVYNGLERIQIRQWNSEEAYYLPFGSETYTAYTTQNVAFDTHLLRYNYQTLATPASVIEFDMRTRKQRVLKEQAVLGGNFNKENYIEERLWATAPDGVQVPISLVYRKGIEKNGNNPLLLYGYGSYGVTINPYFSTTRLSLLDRGFIYAIAHIRGGEYLGRQWYEDGKLLKKKNTFTDFIACSKYLIEQGYTSAAHLFAEGGSAGGLLMGAVVNMAPELYKGIIASVPFVDVVTTMLDESIPLTTGEYDEWGNPNDEEYYEYMLSYSPYDQVKAQAYPAMYVSTGLHDSQVQYWEPAKWVAKLRELKTDNNPLYLDTNMEAGHGGASGRFEALKETAKEYSFLLSLNH; translated from the coding sequence ATGAAGAAACCAAAAGCTAAACAAATACCCCATACATTTACTGAATTTGGTAACCAACGCACTGATAATTACTACTGGCTACGGGAGCGCAATAACCCCGAAGTAATAGCCTATCTGGAAGCCGAAAATGCATATTACAAAGCCGAAACTGCACACACTAAGGAATTACAAAACACTCTTTTTACAGAGATGAAAAGCCGTATTAAAGAAGATGATAGCTCGGTGCCTTATTTTTATAACAATTATTGGTATCAAACACGTTATGAAGAGGGTAAGGACTACCCCATCTATATACGTAGAAAAGAAAGAGTAGATGCCACCGAAGAAGTGCTTTTTAACTGTAATGAACTAGCTAAGGGAAAGGCGTACTTCCAGCTGGATAGCTTTGCCATAAGTGATGATAACCAGTGGGCTGTATTTGGAGTAGATACTGTATCGAGGAGGCAATATACACTGCAAATTAAGAACCTTATTACGGGCGAAGTACTTCCTTACAAAATTAAAAACACCAATGGGCAAGCAGTATGGGCTGCCGATAACAAGACTATCTTCTATGTAAAAAACAATGCTCAAACACTGCGCTCTTTTAAAGTATACCGGCATACTTTGGGTACCGACCCTAAAGATGATGTACTGATATTTCATGAAAAAGACACTACTTTTGATGTATTTGTGTATCGTGAAAAATCACGTAAATATATAGTTATAGGCAGTGAGAGCACCCTTACTTCTGAATACCAAATAATAGAAGCTACTACCCCACACGAGGCTTTTAAAGTATTCCAGCCACGCGTAAGAGGGCTAGAATATGATATCGCTCATTATGATACACACTTCTATATACTAACCAATAAAGATGGCGCTACAAACTTTAAGCTAATGCGTACCCCCGAACAAGCTACTACTACCGAGCACTGGGAAGAGGTTATAGCTCACAGAAGTGATGTACGCCTTAATGATATTGAAATATTTAAGGATTACTTGGTAGTAGAAGAAGTGTATAACGGATTGGAGCGCATACAAATACGACAATGGAATAGTGAAGAGGCATATTATCTGCCGTTTGGTAGTGAAACCTATACTGCCTACACTACCCAGAATGTGGCTTTTGACACACATTTATTGCGATATAACTACCAAACCCTAGCTACCCCTGCTTCGGTTATTGAGTTTGATATGCGCACACGCAAGCAACGGGTACTGAAAGAACAAGCTGTATTGGGAGGCAATTTCAACAAAGAAAATTACATAGAAGAACGCCTTTGGGCTACTGCCCCTGATGGGGTACAAGTACCTATCTCATTAGTATATAGGAAGGGGATAGAGAAAAATGGTAATAACCCATTGCTACTATACGGTTATGGCTCTTACGGGGTAACTATCAACCCTTATTTTTCAACTACAAGGCTGAGTTTGCTGGACAGAGGTTTTATCTATGCTATTGCTCATATTCGTGGGGGTGAATACTTAGGAAGGCAATGGTATGAAGATGGCAAACTACTAAAAAAGAAGAATACTTTTACCGACTTTATAGCTTGCTCTAAATATCTTATTGAACAGGGATATACCTCGGCAGCACATTTGTTTGCCGAAGGCGGTTCGGCGGGAGGATTATTAATGGGTGCTGTAGTGAATATGGCTCCTGAATTGTACAAAGGAATAATTGCTTCGGTTCCTTTTGTAGATGTAGTAACAACTATGCTAGATGAGAGTATCCCGCTTACTACTGGAGAATATGATGAATGGGGAAACCCTAATGATGAAGAATACTATGAGTATATGCTATCCTACTCACCTTATGACCAAGTAAAAGCACAGGCGTATCCTGCTATGTATGTGAGTACTGGTCTGCATGATTCACAGGTGCAGTACTGGGAACCTGCTAAATGGGTAGCCAAGTTGCGAGAACTGAAAACCGACAACAATCCGTTGTATTTGGATACTAATATGGAGGCAGGACACGGCGGAGCTTCGGGGAGGTTTGAGGCTTTAAAAGAAACTGCTAAGGAGTATAGTTTTCTTCTTTCACTCAACCATTAA
- the ruvX gene encoding Holliday junction resolvase RuvX: protein MRIIAIDYGTKRTGIAVTDPLQIIASGLCTVNTPELLPFLQKYTATEPIEAFVIGEPKRMNNEASDVEVQIQKFIQKLQEAFPTIPIHRYDERFTSKLAFKAMIDSGLKKKQRQNKALIDEISATIILQEFLSGRK from the coding sequence ATGAGAATCATTGCTATCGATTATGGCACCAAGCGCACAGGCATAGCCGTTACCGACCCTCTCCAAATTATTGCATCAGGGCTCTGCACTGTGAACACTCCCGAGCTGCTCCCTTTTCTACAAAAATACACAGCTACCGAGCCCATCGAGGCTTTTGTAATAGGAGAACCCAAACGAATGAACAATGAGGCTTCCGATGTAGAAGTACAGATACAGAAGTTCATTCAAAAGCTCCAAGAAGCATTCCCTACTATTCCCATTCACCGCTATGACGAGCGTTTTACATCCAAACTGGCTTTCAAAGCAATGATTGATAGCGGACTCAAAAAGAAACAACGCCAAAACAAAGCCCTTATTGATGAAATAAGCGCTACTATCATACTACAAGAGTTTTTATCCGGTAGGAAGTAA
- a CDS encoding M48 family metallopeptidase, whose translation MSKVITRGFLLVAILFGSWFSLRQVNWMEILGVNALMDSEFIKELETEWGEMMLDNFLAKNQQVTDSLSVAVIDSLAAKVCKANGIDKNSLNIYILENSEVNAFALPNRQLIIYSGLIEQTDSPEALCGVMAHELAHIQKGHVMQSLKREIGLGVTFKVLVGGSNFKVIGELGRILSSSAFSRQMEQEADLIGLQYLQKAKIDPKPFASFLGNLENSTSETFKWISTHPYSEDRKEYILKSINQKSNYEQVISDKLWKEFKEDF comes from the coding sequence ATGAGCAAAGTAATTACACGTGGTTTTTTATTAGTCGCCATCCTCTTTGGTAGCTGGTTCTCACTACGCCAAGTCAATTGGATGGAGATTTTAGGGGTCAACGCTCTTATGGATAGTGAGTTCATAAAAGAACTCGAAACCGAATGGGGCGAAATGATGCTCGATAACTTTTTAGCCAAAAACCAGCAGGTTACCGATAGCCTATCTGTAGCAGTAATCGATAGCTTAGCAGCCAAAGTATGCAAAGCCAATGGCATAGATAAAAACTCTTTAAATATCTATATTCTCGAAAATAGTGAAGTAAATGCCTTTGCCTTGCCCAATAGGCAACTCATTATCTACTCTGGCTTAATAGAACAAACCGATAGCCCCGAAGCCCTTTGCGGAGTAATGGCTCATGAGTTAGCTCATATCCAGAAAGGACACGTAATGCAGTCCCTAAAACGCGAAATAGGATTAGGAGTAACATTTAAAGTGCTTGTCGGTGGCTCTAATTTTAAAGTAATAGGCGAACTAGGCAGAATCCTATCATCATCAGCTTTTAGCAGGCAAATGGAACAAGAAGCCGACCTCATAGGGCTCCAATACTTACAAAAAGCTAAAATCGACCCTAAGCCCTTCGCCTCTTTTTTAGGCAATCTCGAAAACTCAACCTCCGAAACATTTAAGTGGATAAGTACCCACCCCTATTCTGAAGACAGAAAAGAATATATCCTAAAAAGCATTAACCAAAAAAGTAATTACGAACAAGTAATTTCAGATAAACTCTGGAAAGAGTTCAAAGAAGATTTCTAA
- a CDS encoding glycoside hydrolase family 97 protein, whose protein sequence is MKRFITTIISMLCCVYSLAAQEVLSPNGKLKLVFKTDSNGIPTYALTYKGKTVIAESAMGFTINQNDSFGSNFEVTNVQFAQNNTVWQPVLGQYKEIRDHHNEMLIQLTQKGSGRQLHLRFRVFDDGLGFRYEFPLQPNFRHFRIQEELTAFQLPADHKAFWIPADYDTNEFPITTSPISEIAGLIDKVREEPLAAKAPAPAIAVQTPLMLKSTDGLYINLHEAALVNFAALMLNVDGKQHKLTAHLVPDKNGVKGYIQTGSVSPWRTVVVSDDARDILASNLILNLNEPCKIADTSFIHPTKYIGVWWEYFIGGGSTWAYTDERDITIGVTDYKKLQPNGHHGANTQHVKHYIDFAAKHGFDAVLVEGWNEGWEDNYAYDKERIYSFTKAYPDFDVQELHRYAAGKGIKLIMHHETTSSVIDYERQLYEAFRFMNANGYDAVKTGYVGPIIPRSEYHDGQWMVNHYNYVAKTAADYRIMVNAHEAVRPTGMSRTYPNWVAQESARGTEFESFNGNKPEHTTILPFTRLMGGAMDYTPGIFEGDLSKYGNNKAKLSTTLVKQLALYVTMYSPLQMAADLPENYEKHLDAFQFIKDVPADWDDTYILEAEPGDYISIARKAKGKDEWYVGAITDENARDAVIDFSFLPKGETFIATLYTDGKNADWRTNPKSYNIKKIKVTHNTKLKQRLACSGGLAISIKK, encoded by the coding sequence ATGAAAAGATTCATTACTACAATTATATCGATGTTATGCTGCGTGTATAGCCTCGCAGCACAAGAGGTTTTATCACCCAATGGCAAGTTGAAATTAGTTTTCAAAACCGATAGCAACGGCATCCCTACCTATGCCCTTACATACAAGGGCAAAACAGTAATAGCCGAAAGTGCTATGGGTTTTACAATTAACCAGAATGACTCATTTGGCAGTAATTTTGAAGTAACCAATGTACAATTTGCCCAAAACAACACAGTTTGGCAACCCGTATTGGGGCAGTATAAAGAAATACGTGACCATCATAACGAAATGCTAATACAACTCACCCAAAAAGGAAGCGGGAGGCAGTTGCATTTGCGCTTTCGGGTCTTTGATGATGGCTTAGGGTTTAGGTATGAATTCCCTCTACAACCCAACTTTAGGCATTTCAGGATTCAGGAAGAACTCACAGCTTTCCAGCTCCCCGCCGATCATAAAGCTTTTTGGATACCAGCCGATTATGATACCAATGAGTTCCCCATAACCACTTCGCCAATTAGTGAGATAGCTGGGCTTATAGATAAAGTACGTGAAGAGCCTTTAGCTGCCAAAGCACCTGCACCTGCCATTGCAGTACAAACACCCCTAATGCTAAAATCAACTGATGGCTTATACATCAATCTGCACGAGGCTGCCTTGGTCAATTTTGCAGCTCTAATGCTAAATGTCGATGGAAAGCAGCATAAGCTTACAGCCCATTTGGTACCCGATAAAAACGGAGTGAAGGGCTACATACAAACCGGTAGCGTAAGCCCTTGGCGCACTGTAGTGGTAAGTGATGATGCCCGTGATATATTGGCGTCTAACCTCATACTAAACCTTAACGAACCTTGCAAAATAGCCGATACTTCATTTATCCACCCTACCAAGTACATAGGCGTATGGTGGGAGTATTTTATCGGGGGCGGTAGTACTTGGGCATATACCGATGAGCGCGATATTACTATTGGCGTTACCGACTATAAAAAGCTGCAACCTAATGGGCACCACGGGGCAAACACCCAGCACGTGAAACATTATATCGATTTTGCCGCAAAACACGGTTTTGATGCCGTATTAGTTGAAGGCTGGAATGAAGGCTGGGAAGATAATTACGCTTATGACAAAGAACGTATTTACAGCTTCACAAAAGCCTACCCCGATTTCGATGTACAGGAACTACATCGGTATGCTGCTGGCAAAGGGATAAAGCTCATTATGCACCACGAAACTACCTCATCGGTAATAGATTATGAGCGACAGCTGTACGAGGCTTTTCGCTTTATGAACGCCAATGGTTATGACGCCGTGAAAACAGGCTATGTAGGGCCTATTATCCCGCGTAGTGAATACCATGATGGGCAATGGATGGTGAACCACTATAACTATGTAGCCAAAACTGCAGCAGACTATCGCATAATGGTAAATGCTCACGAAGCAGTACGCCCCACTGGTATGAGCAGAACCTACCCTAACTGGGTAGCACAAGAAAGTGCACGCGGAACTGAGTTTGAATCTTTCAACGGTAATAAACCCGAACATACTACCATACTCCCTTTCACCCGATTAATGGGAGGCGCTATGGATTACACCCCTGGCATATTTGAAGGCGACCTAAGCAAATACGGGAATAATAAAGCCAAACTAAGCACTACCCTTGTGAAGCAATTAGCTTTGTATGTAACTATGTACAGTCCGTTACAAATGGCTGCCGATTTGCCTGAGAATTATGAGAAGCACTTGGATGCTTTTCAGTTTATAAAAGATGTACCTGCCGACTGGGATGATACATACATTTTAGAAGCTGAACCCGGAGATTATATCAGTATTGCACGCAAAGCCAAAGGCAAGGATGAATGGTATGTAGGGGCTATTACCGATGAGAACGCCCGTGATGCTGTAATAGACTTTAGTTTTCTGCCAAAAGGAGAGACCTTCATAGCAACCCTTTACACCGATGGTAAAAATGCCGACTGGCGTACAAACCCTAAGAGTTACAACATTAAGAAGATAAAAGTAACTCACAATACGAAGCTCAAACAACGCCTTGCTTGTAGCGGAGGGCTAGCAATATCTATTAAAAAGTAA